Proteins encoded together in one Musa acuminata AAA Group cultivar baxijiao chromosome BXJ3-6, Cavendish_Baxijiao_AAA, whole genome shotgun sequence window:
- the LOC135641408 gene encoding VQ motif-containing protein 17-like, with product MNPMECTTVPQQPTRPAMHDCSRESKRLKPEIRVVHVNSPEIIKTDAANFRELVQRLTGKPTIGIGKKKKKKKKKRKTLCMTAQGEVAPRCKPVEVMGGQKEKHEEYGCGEGAKRGSEVEETRELWVEKNSGCFSGKFGEMDSFLQELSDVPLPPWCSPRVEVVGEGTCFLPEEIGD from the coding sequence ATGAATCCCATGGAGTGCACAACAGTGCCACAGCAGCCGACGAGGCCTGCCATGCACGACTGCTCGCGCGAGAGCAAAAGGCTGAAGCCGGAGATAAGAGTAGTGCACGTAAATTCACCGGAGATCATCAAGACAGATGCAGCAAACTTCCGTGAGCTCGTACAAAGGCTCACCGGGAAGCCGACCATAGGAATcggtaaaaagaagaagaagaagaagaagaaaaggaaaacactTTGCATGACAGCCCAGGGAGAGGTGGCTCCGAGGTGCAAACCAGTCGAGGTTATGGGAGGACAGAAGGAGAAGCACGAGGAGTATGGGTGTGGGGAAGGAGCAAAGAGAGGCTCGGAGGTGGAAGAGACGAGAGAATTGTGGGTGGAGAAGAATTCGGGTTGTTTCTCTGGTAAGTTTGGGGAGATGGATAGTTTTCTCCAAGAGCTGAGTGATGTTCCACTGCCTCCATGGTGTTCTCCTCGAGTGGAAGTGGTAGGAGAAGGCACCTGCTTCCTACCAGAAGAAATAGGAGATTAA